The following proteins come from a genomic window of Helicobacter canadensis MIT 98-5491:
- a CDS encoding peptidoglycan D,D-transpeptidase FtsI family protein, giving the protein MNDADSKKAGKILLIFLMIISGFCIFLGTIFYHIFAERKLPNLQAKRIENAIRGSIYSNDGFVLASSKKVYKAVVNTYNIDPQKKDLFVNLFSIYSQIPKNEIIHKLQEKGNVVLSYEIDSKTASYLKQLNIKLNALDVFRAYENENGYVFKYGLSVVESGESRDYLYNDTMEPILGYINKQNEGDFTLVNGVKGIEKSFNEELEPLNDLLMIGERDISFNVILNKNSTFQERKDGYNVVSSIPLKLQKKVEQIIDENQQQLNAKEIIVGIMESKSGKILSLASSARFNPNAITKEDYPYLNASAIEYSYEPGSIIKPIIYSILLDKNLINPNEKIFLENGRYKLRNFYITDTRRLGEANLEDILLYSSNIGMAKISQRLTPEEYYSNLKAFGFGEKSGIDLPYEKIGTIPEIRRLRSEVYKATVAYGYGLRTTFIQMLKAYNIIVNQGVAYTPYLVEYLYDSKGNRYKLKHEDPLRVINNNTAKKVKETLIKVVTQGGGRGAQVSGVIVGGKTGTAHIAQGGQYVRKYNSSFFGFAGDKDGREYTIGISVFEPNEEKAYFAATTAIPLFRQIVELLIKENYLYAEKAK; this is encoded by the coding sequence ATGAATGACGCAGATTCTAAAAAAGCAGGAAAAATCCTGCTTATTTTCTTAATGATTATAAGCGGATTCTGTATTTTTTTAGGCACAATCTTTTATCATATCTTTGCAGAAAGAAAACTTCCAAATCTCCAAGCTAAACGCATTGAAAATGCCATTAGAGGTTCAATTTATAGTAACGATGGTTTTGTTTTAGCCTCTAGCAAAAAGGTTTATAAAGCTGTAGTCAATACTTACAATATTGATCCTCAAAAAAAAGATTTATTTGTTAATCTCTTTAGCATTTATAGCCAAATTCCAAAAAATGAAATCATCCATAAATTGCAAGAAAAAGGTAATGTTGTTCTTTCTTATGAAATTGATTCAAAAACAGCAAGCTATCTTAAGCAACTCAATATCAAACTCAATGCCCTTGATGTTTTTCGTGCTTATGAAAATGAGAATGGATATGTTTTTAAATATGGCTTATCAGTAGTTGAGAGTGGAGAATCACGAGATTATCTCTACAACGACACAATGGAGCCAATTTTAGGCTATATCAACAAACAAAATGAAGGGGATTTTACTCTTGTAAATGGAGTAAAAGGAATTGAAAAAAGCTTCAATGAGGAATTAGAGCCTTTAAATGATTTGCTAATGATTGGGGAACGCGATATTAGCTTTAATGTAATATTAAACAAAAATTCTACTTTTCAAGAAAGAAAAGATGGCTACAATGTTGTTTCAAGCATTCCATTAAAATTGCAAAAAAAAGTCGAGCAAATTATTGATGAAAATCAACAACAACTCAACGCCAAAGAGATTATTGTTGGAATTATGGAAAGCAAAAGTGGGAAAATTCTAAGTCTTGCAAGTAGCGCTAGATTCAACCCCAATGCCATTACCAAAGAGGATTATCCATATCTCAATGCAAGTGCCATTGAATATTCTTATGAGCCAGGCAGTATCATTAAACCAATTATTTACTCCATTTTATTAGACAAAAATCTCATTAATCCCAATGAAAAAATCTTTTTAGAAAATGGGCGTTATAAACTACGCAATTTCTATATTACAGACACACGGCGTTTAGGAGAAGCGAATCTTGAAGATATTTTATTATATTCAAGCAATATTGGTATGGCAAAAATCTCTCAACGACTTACTCCAGAGGAATATTATTCAAATTTAAAGGCTTTTGGGTTTGGCGAAAAAAGTGGCATTGATTTGCCCTATGAAAAAATTGGAACGATTCCAGAAATTAGACGCCTAAGAAGTGAGGTTTATAAAGCCACCGTGGCTTATGGATATGGCTTAAGGACGACTTTTATCCAAATGCTAAAAGCTTATAACATTATTGTAAATCAAGGGGTTGCTTACACACCTTATTTAGTGGAATATCTTTATGATTCTAAAGGAAATCGCTACAAGCTTAAACACGAAGATCCTCTTAGGGTTATCAATAACAATACAGCCAAAAAGGTCAAAGAAACACTTATTAAAGTCGTTACTCAAGGTGGAGGACGAGGTGCCCAAGTTTCGGGGGTTATTGTGGGGGGAAAAACAGGAACAGCACACATTGCACAAGGTGGGCAATATGTGCGTAAATACAATAGCTCTTTTTTTGGATTTGCAGGAGATAAGGATGGGAGAGAATATACCATTGGAATTTCCGTTTTTGAACCCAATGAAGAAAAAGCTTACTTTGCTGCTACAACTGCCATACCCCTTTTTAGACAAATCGTAGAATTATTAATTAAAGAAAATTACCTTTATGCAGAAAAGGCAAAATAA
- the flgG gene encoding flagellar basal-body rod protein FlgG: MMRALYTATTGMLGQQLQIDVTSNNISNVNTFGYRKERAEFADLFHQVLQYAGSSTSETTLSPTGIEVGLGVRPTSVQKIFSQGNFKETENNLDIAITGNGFFQIELPDGTIAYTRDGSFKLDDEGNVVNSQGYLLVPNITIPDDATQINIGTDGTVSVVQGNETEVNELGQIETVNFINPAGLHALGDNLYLNTNASGDPIVGTPGLNGFGQLRQGFVETSNVKLVEEMTDLIVGQRAYEANSKSIQTADSMLQIVNQLKRN; encoded by the coding sequence ATGATGCGAGCACTATACACGGCAACAACAGGAATGCTAGGACAACAATTGCAAATTGATGTTACTTCAAACAATATTTCTAATGTTAATACTTTTGGCTACAGAAAAGAACGAGCGGAATTTGCAGATTTATTCCACCAAGTATTACAATACGCGGGTTCTAGCACTTCAGAGACAACACTCTCACCAACAGGTATCGAAGTAGGGCTTGGTGTGCGTCCTACTTCAGTTCAAAAAATATTCTCACAAGGTAACTTTAAAGAAACAGAAAACAACTTAGATATTGCCATCACAGGAAATGGATTCTTCCAAATTGAGCTTCCAGATGGCACCATTGCTTACACAAGAGATGGTTCTTTTAAACTCGATGATGAAGGAAATGTTGTCAATTCTCAAGGCTACTTGCTAGTGCCAAATATTACCATTCCAGATGATGCAACACAAATTAATATTGGAACAGATGGCACTGTAAGTGTAGTGCAAGGCAATGAAACAGAAGTCAATGAATTAGGGCAAATTGAAACAGTGAATTTTATCAATCCTGCTGGTTTGCATGCATTAGGAGATAATTTATATCTCAATACAAATGCATCAGGGGATCCAATCGTTGGCACACCAGGATTAAATGGGTTTGGTCAGCTAAGACAGGGATTTGTAGAAACAAGCAATGTAAAACTAGTAGAAGAAATGACAGATTTGATTGTGGGGCAAAGAGCTTATGAAGCAAACTCAAAATCAATACAAACAGCCGATTCGATGCTGCAAATAGTAAATCAGCTTAAGCGTAACTAA
- the flgC gene encoding flagellar basal body rod protein FlgC has translation MFLSSFDISGYGLSAQRQRVNLISSNIANANTTRTDEGGPYRRRELILKAFDFDKVLNQKYQKSNNLLKYEDPLDEMDSFNEQREPKPALMSVYVDKIVRDDSQPKMKYEPNHPDANSEGYVAYPNINAVVEMADLIEATKAYQANVAAFQSAKNMANNAISMFQA, from the coding sequence ATGTTTTTATCTAGCTTTGATATTAGTGGTTATGGACTATCTGCACAACGACAAAGGGTCAATCTAATCTCAAGTAATATTGCCAATGCAAATACTACAAGAACCGATGAGGGAGGACCTTATAGAAGGCGAGAATTGATTTTAAAAGCATTTGATTTTGATAAAGTTTTGAATCAAAAGTATCAAAAAAGCAATAATTTGCTAAAATATGAAGATCCATTGGATGAAATGGATAGTTTTAATGAGCAAAGAGAGCCAAAACCTGCACTAATGAGCGTATATGTGGATAAAATCGTTAGGGATGATTCGCAGCCCAAAATGAAATACGAACCAAATCATCCAGATGCAAATTCTGAAGGATATGTGGCTTATCCCAATATCAATGCTGTTGTGGAAATGGCAGATTTAATTGAAGCTACAAAAGCTTATCAAGCCAATGTAGCGGCTTTTCAAAGTGCAAAAAATATGGCAAACAATGCGATCTCAATGTTCCAGGCATAA
- the fliE gene encoding flagellar hook-basal body complex protein FliE, translating into MEINKYGIDAEKINSQLKDVPNLSPNHNLNPPNKSFENMLKDAFEEVNEHQKTTEQAMADMATGQIKDIHQAAIAIGKAENSMKLMLEVRNKAISAYKELIRTQI; encoded by the coding sequence ATGGAAATTAACAAATATGGAATAGACGCAGAAAAAATCAATTCTCAACTCAAAGATGTTCCAAATTTATCACCAAACCACAATTTAAACCCGCCAAATAAAAGCTTTGAAAATATGCTAAAAGATGCTTTTGAGGAAGTTAATGAACACCAAAAGACAACTGAACAAGCAATGGCAGATATGGCAACAGGACAAATAAAAGACATTCATCAAGCTGCTATTGCCATAGGCAAAGCCGAAAATAGTATGAAACTTATGCTTGAAGTGAGAAATAAAGCTATTAGTGCTTACAAAGAATTAATTAGAACACAAATTTAA
- the flgB gene encoding flagellar basal body rod protein FlgB, with translation MSIFNFSQARGLAQEALDYRSLRRDMIAGNIANVSTPMYRPKDINFEQMMANKADEIFNRNRKMELDLALTNSNHLLPLEDLDKNRSTFFYRDGHLARNDGNSVDLDIETSEMAKNDIMYQALVGALRKQGGIFSNAIDSTKNI, from the coding sequence ATGAGCATTTTTAATTTTAGTCAAGCTCGTGGTTTAGCCCAAGAAGCATTAGATTATCGCTCCTTAAGACGCGATATGATTGCTGGAAATATTGCTAATGTCTCTACTCCTATGTATCGCCCAAAAGATATTAATTTTGAGCAAATGATGGCAAACAAAGCCGATGAAATCTTTAATCGCAATAGAAAAATGGAATTAGATTTAGCCTTGACTAATTCTAATCATCTCCTTCCTTTAGAAGATCTAGATAAGAATCGCTCGACTTTCTTCTATCGCGATGGGCATTTAGCAAGAAACGATGGTAATAGTGTGGATTTAGATATAGAAACAAGTGAAATGGCAAAAAATGATATTATGTATCAAGCTTTGGTTGGTGCTTTAAGAAAGCAAGGTGGGATTTTCTCTAATGCTATTGATTCAACAAAGAATATATAA